One genomic region from Flagellimonas oceani encodes:
- a CDS encoding ATP-binding protein has translation MKLTQLQRVIVAILYLVVLFILFTIIDGNYNDLLWDTSNDKRIWFFSGALLIILGKYIAEPFFSKPTDAIANSLALLITLLTITDKSKFVFYEVVLAISFLVLFSSLLTIFLKNFEGEIVDKINRIAYKFSTVVGNSRVLFSFIYIPAIYSYFLNIDNPDVVAFVVLLAFWICIVFFDIIGKAVEFLGSLFKNEKLDVEELGTAISCENPLLYHVEIDYLKHKKSSVTLGDLVTIENEKLSKSIGIIINKKQLLNKLWLEIYLLTDEDNEPIKIPQNHRLAYDGLKSILKSLNSVSKINSLDSLPSTIKNKVTKSKLYLNRENFIGYIEKGSNINKIVFQHLGSNEINEGEIVTSTIYENETIYQLMDGLTGEEPLEFKDRYGYELAYARKLGFYDEDQHELKTRKWLPKIYEPVFGFSNGNISEEQLKNIAENSIGRLPGTNFHIPIKDYHSLVTHNTAILGILGIGKSRLTFELVKKLLDNIEDLKIVCIDITNEYMLDSKLPKYIDDALIKADDQNAFNSINATYNHIHIDGQKQIPEKSGNQSLYRKEVKKDLINFFFNQEELPENFEFNNDKRVRIYNPDLHKASKGEKIGFNVIATSMTQTEKTRIISEEILKVLMHYPPSENNTARVLIVFEEAHSLIPEWNSVANEGDKTAVNGTAKVLLQGRKYGLGSLIITQRTANISKSVLNQCNTIFALRVFDDTGKQFLENYIGTDYSNTLPTLEERQSIAVGKALKLKQPIIIQLNDMKYIMKNQEQEQQEE, from the coding sequence GTGAAACTAACACAACTGCAAAGAGTTATTGTTGCAATCCTTTACTTGGTTGTTTTATTCATTTTGTTTACCATAATAGATGGAAATTATAATGATTTACTATGGGACACTTCAAATGATAAAAGAATTTGGTTCTTTTCTGGGGCACTATTAATTATTTTGGGAAAGTACATCGCGGAGCCATTTTTCAGTAAGCCAACCGATGCAATAGCTAACTCTTTGGCATTGCTTATTACATTGTTGACAATTACGGATAAATCTAAATTTGTTTTTTATGAAGTTGTATTGGCAATTTCATTCTTGGTACTTTTTAGCAGTCTTTTGACAATCTTTCTGAAAAATTTTGAGGGTGAAATAGTGGATAAGATTAATAGGATTGCGTATAAATTCTCCACTGTTGTTGGGAATAGTAGGGTACTATTCTCCTTTATTTATATTCCTGCAATATATTCCTACTTCTTGAACATTGACAACCCAGATGTTGTTGCATTTGTTGTTTTACTCGCTTTTTGGATATGTATTGTCTTTTTTGACATAATCGGAAAAGCTGTAGAATTTCTAGGATCATTATTTAAGAATGAAAAATTAGATGTCGAAGAACTTGGAACTGCTATAAGTTGTGAGAACCCACTTCTGTACCATGTGGAGATTGATTATTTAAAACACAAGAAATCGAGTGTCACTTTAGGGGATTTAGTCACAATCGAAAATGAAAAGTTATCAAAGTCCATTGGAATTATAATAAATAAAAAACAACTTCTAAATAAATTATGGTTAGAAATTTATTTATTAACCGATGAAGATAATGAACCAATAAAAATACCTCAAAATCATAGGTTGGCATATGATGGTTTAAAATCAATTCTTAAATCCTTGAACTCTGTTTCTAAAATAAACTCTTTGGATTCTCTTCCATCAACGATAAAGAATAAGGTAACGAAAAGTAAACTCTATTTAAATAGGGAAAATTTTATAGGTTATATTGAAAAGGGTTCCAACATAAATAAAATTGTTTTCCAACATCTTGGTAGTAATGAAATAAATGAAGGGGAAATAGTTACCTCTACGATTTATGAAAATGAAACCATATATCAATTAATGGATGGTTTGACAGGTGAAGAGCCTCTTGAGTTTAAAGATAGATATGGTTACGAACTGGCCTATGCACGAAAATTAGGATTTTATGATGAAGATCAACATGAATTGAAAACAAGAAAATGGTTGCCAAAAATTTATGAACCTGTATTTGGTTTTTCAAATGGTAATATTTCGGAGGAACAACTTAAGAATATCGCCGAAAATTCAATAGGTAGATTGCCTGGTACAAATTTTCATATTCCAATAAAAGATTATCATTCACTTGTAACTCATAATACAGCAATACTTGGAATTTTAGGAATAGGCAAATCAAGATTAACCTTTGAACTTGTTAAAAAATTACTGGATAATATTGAAGATTTAAAAATTGTTTGTATTGACATTACAAATGAATACATGCTTGATTCAAAGTTGCCAAAATATATTGATGACGCTTTGATAAAAGCTGATGATCAAAATGCTTTCAATTCAATTAATGCAACCTACAATCATATTCATATAGATGGTCAGAAACAGATACCAGAGAAGAGCGGAAATCAATCGTTGTATCGTAAAGAAGTAAAAAAAGATTTAATTAATTTCTTTTTTAATCAGGAAGAATTGCCTGAAAATTTTGAATTCAATAATGATAAAAGAGTAAGAATTTATAATCCAGATTTACATAAAGCTTCCAAAGGAGAGAAAATCGGATTTAATGTGATTGCAACCTCAATGACTCAAACTGAAAAAACAAGAATAATTTCCGAGGAAATACTTAAAGTTTTAATGCATTATCCTCCGAGCGAAAATAACACAGCCCGTGTTTTGATTGTTTTTGAAGAAGCTCATTCATTGATTCCTGAATGGAATTCTGTTGCGAATGAAGGAGACAAAACAGCTGTTAATGGTACTGCTAAGGTTTTATTACAAGGAAGAAAATATGGTTTAGGTTCATTAATTATAACTCAAAGAACTGCTAATATTAGTAAAAGTGTATTGAATCAATGCAATACAATTTTCGCTTTAAGGGTTTTTGATGATACCGGTAAACAATTTTTAGAAAATTATATTGGTACAGATTATTCAAATACTTTGCCTACTCTGGAAGAAAGACAATCCATAGCGGTTGGAAAGGCATTAAAACTTAAGCAACCAATTATTATACAATTAAATGATATGAAATACATCATGAAAAATCA
- a CDS encoding PQQ-dependent sugar dehydrogenase — protein sequence MKMYTLTQRSIFILMLLTAFVACKENKKDQEEPTQEEVAENTETTTDLPLDRLNLPDGFSIDVYAENIEGARSMAMGDDGTLFVGTRNEGKVYALKDSDGDYKVDKTYTIASDLEQPNGVAFKNGDLYVAAVSKMFKYADIESQLENPKEPELVYDDYPTEFHHGWKYIAFGPDDKLYVPVGAPCNICDSATVDKRYASITRMDLDGSNREIVAHGVRNTVGFTWHPETKELWFTDNNRDMMGDDTPPGELNKLTEVGQHFGYPFCHGGTIKDPEYGDQRPCSDFVAPVQPLQAHVAALGVKFGQGPMFPDTYTGHAFMAEHGSWNRSKKVGYRVSMVKLENGEAVSYEPFIDGWLDEESQEAFGRPVDLLFLQDGSLLISDDEGNAIYRVTYKG from the coding sequence ATGAAAATGTACACCTTGACCCAACGGTCAATATTTATTTTGATGCTCTTGACGGCTTTTGTGGCCTGTAAGGAAAACAAAAAGGACCAAGAGGAACCGACCCAAGAAGAAGTAGCGGAAAATACCGAAACCACCACCGATTTGCCACTGGACCGCCTCAACCTGCCCGATGGATTTAGCATAGACGTATATGCGGAAAATATTGAAGGGGCCCGTTCCATGGCCATGGGCGACGATGGAACCCTATTTGTGGGCACCCGTAACGAGGGAAAAGTCTATGCGCTCAAAGATTCCGATGGCGACTACAAGGTAGACAAGACCTATACCATTGCCTCCGATCTGGAGCAGCCCAACGGGGTTGCGTTCAAAAATGGCGACCTGTACGTTGCAGCGGTGAGCAAAATGTTCAAGTACGCGGATATCGAGTCCCAGTTGGAAAACCCGAAGGAACCCGAACTGGTCTACGATGATTACCCCACCGAGTTCCACCACGGCTGGAAATACATCGCTTTTGGCCCCGACGACAAATTGTACGTGCCCGTTGGCGCCCCCTGCAATATTTGCGACAGCGCCACGGTGGACAAGCGTTATGCCTCCATTACCCGAATGGACCTCGATGGCAGCAACCGGGAGATCGTAGCGCACGGTGTACGGAACACCGTAGGGTTTACGTGGCACCCGGAGACCAAGGAACTTTGGTTTACCGATAACAACAGGGATATGATGGGCGATGATACCCCTCCGGGAGAGCTGAACAAATTAACAGAGGTAGGCCAGCATTTTGGGTATCCGTTCTGCCATGGCGGAACCATTAAAGATCCCGAGTATGGCGACCAGCGACCCTGTTCCGATTTTGTGGCGCCGGTGCAGCCATTGCAGGCCCACGTAGCGGCTTTGGGCGTTAAGTTTGGCCAAGGCCCCATGTTCCCCGATACATATACCGGCCACGCGTTTATGGCAGAGCACGGTTCTTGGAACCGTTCCAAAAAAGTGGGGTACCGGGTAAGCATGGTAAAACTGGAAAACGGCGAGGCCGTAAGCTACGAACCTTTTATAGATGGCTGGCTGGACGAAGAATCGCAAGAGGCATTTGGTAGGCCGGTGGATTTACTGTTCCTGCAAGATGGTTCCCTGCTCATCTCCGACGATGAGGGCAACGCCATTTACAGGGTGACTTACAAGGGATAA
- a CDS encoding DUF4251 domain-containing protein: MKSILKFGAYLFLLMSVACASSKDQSSPEAIAALDKMIQNQQFQIDANWAQPMASQGLNSIANAGLLPFGSTASRIDISGSGGYLRMVGDSVEADLPFFGERQLGGFYNQNKAGIKFEGIPRDFSVSPNKKDSGKTMRFNISNESENYQVIAQLYPNGNARLTVSSSHRTNIWYQGDLSEYQKKE, encoded by the coding sequence ATGAAGTCTATCCTAAAATTTGGAGCTTATCTTTTTCTTTTGATGTCAGTGGCCTGTGCCTCGAGCAAGGACCAGTCATCGCCGGAAGCAATCGCCGCTTTGGACAAAATGATCCAAAACCAACAATTTCAGATTGATGCCAATTGGGCCCAGCCCATGGCCAGCCAAGGCTTGAACAGTATCGCAAATGCAGGGCTTTTGCCCTTTGGCAGTACCGCTAGCCGTATAGACATTTCCGGCTCGGGCGGCTATCTGCGCATGGTGGGCGACAGCGTAGAGGCCGATCTGCCCTTCTTCGGGGAGCGCCAATTGGGCGGTTTTTACAACCAAAACAAGGCAGGCATCAAGTTTGAGGGCATACCCAGGGACTTTTCCGTTTCCCCAAATAAAAAGGATTCCGGCAAGACCATGCGGTTCAACATCAGCAACGAATCCGAGAATTATCAGGTGATCGCCCAACTTTACCCAAATGGCAATGCCCGCCTAACGGTATCCAGTAGCCATCGTACCAATATTTGGTATCAGGGCGACCTTTCCGAGTATCAAAAGAAGGAATAG
- a CDS encoding EamA family transporter, with the protein MAKSSNSVLVILAFFAIYFIWGSTYLLNKIAVMELEPFMLASCRFTVAGLCIFILAKLMGISLRITKKQLLNSVIAGILFLSVGNGLVVWALRYVDTGFAALEISSQPLIILLMMRILQGKKIQPMSVVGVVLGIVGIYLLVSQKQIIAQEESIVGMAMIFFCMLCWAYASLFVAKADLPTNYFVNTGYQMFFAGLILSLMSLGFGEEWSSPLAWSGDVQISMLLLIFFGSILAFTSFNYLLKTVSPEKVATSTYVNPIVALLLGWYFLDEQITLQSILAAAILLTGVYFINTKKTLAIFERFKR; encoded by the coding sequence GTGGCAAAATCCTCAAACTCCGTACTTGTCATCCTCGCATTTTTTGCCATCTATTTTATATGGGGCTCCACCTATTTGCTGAACAAGATAGCCGTTATGGAACTGGAACCGTTTATGTTGGCGAGCTGCAGGTTCACCGTGGCGGGACTCTGTATTTTTATCTTGGCAAAACTTATGGGGATTTCGTTGCGCATTACCAAAAAGCAATTGCTCAACTCCGTTATTGCGGGCATACTTTTTTTGAGTGTCGGCAACGGTTTGGTCGTTTGGGCGCTGCGTTATGTGGATACCGGCTTCGCGGCCCTCGAAATATCGTCCCAACCGCTCATTATCCTTTTGATGATGCGTATACTCCAAGGAAAAAAAATACAGCCCATGTCCGTAGTGGGAGTGGTTTTGGGCATTGTGGGCATTTACCTGCTGGTGAGCCAAAAACAGATCATTGCCCAAGAAGAGTCCATCGTGGGAATGGCAATGATATTCTTTTGTATGCTCTGTTGGGCCTATGCCAGTCTTTTTGTGGCGAAAGCCGACCTGCCCACCAATTACTTTGTGAACACGGGCTACCAAATGTTCTTTGCGGGCCTTATTTTAAGTTTGATGAGCCTTGGGTTTGGTGAAGAATGGTCGTCCCCATTGGCTTGGAGCGGCGATGTGCAGATTTCGATGCTGTTGCTCATCTTTTTTGGCAGTATCTTGGCCTTTACCTCGTTCAACTACCTGCTCAAGACCGTTTCCCCGGAAAAAGTGGCCACCTCCACTTATGTGAACCCCATTGTAGCACTGTTGTTGGGCTGGTATTTTTTGGACGAACAGATTACCCTGCAATCCATTCTGGCGGCGGCCATATTGCTGACAGGTGTCTATTTCATCAATACCAAAAAGACCTTGGCCATTTTTGAGCGCTTTAAACGTTAA
- a CDS encoding OmpA family protein — protein MKNIVLKGATAFLALTMIISCDAVKNANNTQKGAAIGAGGGAVIGGVIGNNVGKGNTALGAIIGAVVGGAAGGYIGNRMDRQAEKIEQEIPGAEVQRVGEGINVTFSGENGVYFDTNKSDIKGASATTLDKLAGIFKEYPKTNILVEGHTDSDGAADYNMGLSQRRAQAVTSYLVSKGISSGRFTTKWYGEEQPIESNETASGKAANRRVELAIIASDELKEEAKEQTEN, from the coding sequence ATGAAAAATATTGTATTGAAAGGTGCAACTGCTTTTTTAGCGTTGACCATGATCATTAGCTGTGATGCTGTCAAAAATGCCAACAACACCCAAAAAGGTGCTGCAATCGGTGCCGGTGGCGGTGCCGTTATCGGTGGTGTCATCGGTAACAACGTTGGTAAAGGAAACACCGCGCTGGGCGCCATTATCGGTGCTGTGGTGGGTGGAGCCGCCGGTGGTTATATAGGTAACCGTATGGACAGGCAGGCCGAAAAAATCGAGCAAGAAATCCCAGGTGCCGAAGTGCAAAGGGTAGGCGAGGGTATCAACGTTACCTTTAGCGGAGAGAACGGTGTTTATTTTGACACCAACAAATCCGATATCAAAGGCGCTTCTGCCACTACATTGGACAAATTGGCAGGAATCTTTAAGGAATACCCAAAAACCAACATCTTGGTCGAAGGCCATACCGATTCCGATGGAGCTGCCGATTACAACATGGGGCTTTCACAACGCAGGGCCCAAGCGGTAACCAGTTATTTGGTGTCCAAAGGTATTTCCAGCGGACGTTTTACCACTAAATGGTACGGCGAGGAGCAACCTATCGAAAGCAACGAAACAGCTTCGGGAAAAGCAGCGAACAGACGTGTGGAGTTGGCCATTATAGCCAGCGACGAGCTTAAAGAGGAAGCCAAAGAGCAGACAGAAAATTAA
- a CDS encoding lipocalin family protein → MMKRSLLLITVVGLLLSSCSVSKSARTQRDLFSGTWNLDNVYYQNASGNFKSTIFNDAEDICFEDSEWFFRDNNSTGRYTIAPSSLCQGGDRFFRWSVVEPEQNYQSQLQFKFIDENRKDISGGYGYRLNIVSLSEQSMTLNSNVSVDGQSVTIVYEFSKK, encoded by the coding sequence ATGATGAAACGATCACTCTTATTGATTACAGTGGTGGGACTTTTGCTCTCATCATGTTCGGTTTCCAAAAGCGCTAGAACACAGCGAGACTTGTTCAGCGGAACTTGGAACTTGGACAATGTTTACTACCAAAATGCTTCCGGAAACTTTAAATCCACCATCTTCAACGATGCAGAGGATATCTGCTTTGAGGACAGTGAGTGGTTTTTTAGGGACAATAACAGTACTGGGCGCTATACGATAGCTCCAAGTTCCCTCTGCCAAGGAGGCGACCGTTTTTTTAGATGGTCCGTTGTGGAGCCGGAACAAAATTACCAGAGTCAATTACAGTTCAAGTTTATTGATGAAAACCGAAAGGATATCTCTGGAGGTTACGGATACCGTTTGAACATTGTTAGTTTGTCCGAGCAGTCTATGACGCTTAACTCCAATGTTTCGGTTGACGGTCAGAGTGTGACCATTGTTTACGAATTCTCAAAAAAATAA